The Pelodiscus sinensis isolate JC-2024 chromosome 30, ASM4963464v1, whole genome shotgun sequence genome has a window encoding:
- the LOC142821282 gene encoding olfactory receptor 10G4-like — MEKAEGGNGTFFKELILLGFGNDPELQPLLFLLFLVIYLVSVAGNLIIVVLVVADQHLQTPMYYFVANLSTVEICYVSTTLPRLLASLATGDRTISLQNCIVQFNVYVILSNAECNLLTAMCIDRYLVISHPLRYPALMNGRVCGHMVAWAWIYGIAYSIMLQVFILHSTYCGPKELDFLFCDIGRIYYPFCGANVMTFQELTFIVSIISNIVILVFTLVTYIFPVIDAIFQKVIDVWFLVMVPLLNPILYCLRNKEVHQSLRKARVALLAFRHKPGV, encoded by the exons ATGGAGAAAGCAGAAGGAGGAAATGGAACGTTCTTCAAGGAACTGATCCTTCTTGGGTTTGGGAATgaccctgaactgcagcccctcctcttcctgctgtttctagtCATCTACCTTGTATCTGTGGCCGGGAACCTCATCATTGTTGTGCTGGTGGTGGCTGATCAACACCTTCAAacccccatgtactacttcgTGGCTAACTTGTCCACTGTGGAGATCTGCTACGTCTCAACCACACTGccaaggctgctggccagtctcgcgactggggacagaaccatttctctGCAGAACTGCATTGTGCAATTTAATGTCTATGTTATCCTGTCCAATGCGGAATGCAACCTGCTCACGGCCATGTGTATTGATCGGTATCTAGTGATCAGCCATCCCCTCCGTTACCCTGCTCTGATGAACGGCAGGGTGTGTGGCCACATGGTGGCCTGGGCCTGGATTTATGGCATTGCTTACAGCATCATGCTACAAGTTTTCATTCTGCATTCAACATACTGTGGTCCCAAAGAGCTTGACTTTCTATTTTGTGATATTGGACGTATTTATTATCCATTTTGTGGTGCCAACGTCATGACATTTCAAGAGTTGACATTCATTGTCAGTATCATATCGAATATTGTCATCTTAGTGTTCACCCTGGTGACCTACATTT TTCCAGTGATTGATGCGATCTTCCAGAAAGTAATTGACGTCTGGTTCCTTGTCATGGTCCCTTTGCTCAACCCCATtctctactgcctgagaaacaaggaggtccatcagtccctgagaaaagctcGTGTGGCACTACTTGCTTTCAGACACAAGCCTGGAGTGTGA